From the genome of Verrucomicrobiaceae bacterium, one region includes:
- a CDS encoding zinc ribbon domain-containing protein has protein sequence MPTYDYACQTCGHEFEARQSMKDPHLTDCPQEGCAGPVKRKIGVGAGFIFKGTGFYITDYRSDSYKAAAKQDSAAASSATTTSTPPAPAPAAAPAKPAAT, from the coding sequence ATGCCCACTTACGACTACGCCTGCCAGACCTGCGGCCATGAATTCGAGGCCCGCCAGTCCATGAAGGACCCGCATCTCACCGATTGCCCCCAGGAGGGCTGCGCAGGCCCTGTGAAGCGCAAAATCGGCGTCGGTGCCGGTTTCATCTTCAAAGGCACCGGCTTCTACATCACCGACTACCGCAGTGATTCCTACAAAGCGGCTGCGAAGCAGGACAGCGCCGCCGCATCGTCTGCTACGACGACTTCCACCCCACCGGCACCTGCACCCGCCGCTGCTCCGGCGAAGCCCGCTGCCACTTAG